A genomic stretch from Neospora caninum Liverpool complete genome, chromosome III includes:
- a CDS encoding valyl-tRNAsynthetase, mitochondrial, related, translating into MATKKNLDGPMAASYQPEDVEKDWYAWWEHENFFSPTTLSLHQRQVSGSSPAPVSAELAATTKKENKFVMVIPPPNVTGSLHIGHTLTVAIEDSLARWHRMNGKIVLWIPGADHAGIATQSVVERALLKQGGPSRHELGREAFLQKVWDWKNQYGGAICNQLRRVGSSVSWPHFSFTLDEKLSRAVVEAFVRMYDAGLIYREERLVSWSPYLKTAISDIEVDVEEIDKPKKITIPGFEYPVEVGYLWHFAYEVEGGGRLEVATTRIETMLGDVAVAVNPNDERYTNLVGRRLIHPFFPHRDMRVVADEHVVATFGTGAVKITPAHDKNDYAIAKRHNLQCISVFTLDGKISQEGGPFAGQHRFECRFKIQQALKDLGLLGEKVPNTHAMQLPRCSRSGDIIEYMLIPQWWCACTDMAARAVKAVRNGDLKIVPAFHEDVWYHWLENIKDWCISRQLWWGHRIPAYRVTKPAQQEETWIVGRTHEEALERAAAKLGIDGSQITLVQDEDVLDTWFSSGLFPFSVFGWPDLTQDMQAFFPTTLLETGHDILFFWVARMVMMSLQLTDKLPFDTVFLHAMVRDAHGQKMSKSKGNVIDPLEVISGISLAELQAKLHTGNLPEKEIKRAEEVLKKEFPKGIEACGCDALRLGLLAYTRQGRNVNLDLNRVVGYRHFCNKLWNATKFAMDKFESAPQLLQRRESAEAAAVNGNEPKAAFRPGGIFMGSVGIGKGSQELTGRTGVKYDQLEWVDRWILHRLSVTCTEVKKAFHEYAFSEVVTAIFNFFLYDFCDYYLELSKQRLTVRSDAEKQTTRDATRFSSSPYIRSLCALEVLHVCLDRGLRLLHPLCPFITEELFQRLPAHETKPTSICIADYPQPVMQWTDYKLDDEMELFKNVVSHFRSLIAALDIPPKIKPVGYVMVTDAAPGKEMEHASSSLLSFFTARVEDLAAIAKMSKISVRAPEEGAPDCCVSDVVSGSVSIFLSVEDGVNLAQTLEKMNKKKINLEKMIQGYEKKEAMPAYEEKVPADVREQNSVRKGELQAELMMLLQAIDNMKQLSGQ; encoded by the exons ATGGCGACCAAGAAAA ACCTGGACGGCCCAATGGCGGCCTCGTACCAGCCGGAAGACGTGGAGAAGGACTGGTACGCTTGGTGGGAGCACGAGAacttcttctcgccgaccactctctctctgcaccaGCGCCAAGTTTCCGGCTCCTCCCCAGCTCCGGTGTCGGCGGAACTTGCAGCCAccacgaaaaaggagaacaaATTCGTCATGGTCATCCCGCCTCCCAATGTCACGGGATCGCTCCACATCGGCCACACCCTCACAGTGGCAATCGAAGACTCCCTTGCTCGATG GCACCGCATGAATGGGAAGATCGTCCTCTGGATCCCGGGTGCTGATCACGCAG GAATTGCCACGCAAAGTGTCGTCGAGAGGGCGCTGTTGAAGCAGGGTGGCCCTTCGCGCCATGAACTGGGCAGAGAGGCGTTTCTCCAGAAGGTCTGGGACTGGAAAAACCAGTACGGCGGCGCGATCTGCAATCAGCTGAG acgcGTCGGCAGCAGCGTGTCTTGGCCCCACTTCTCCTTCACCCTTGACGAGAAACTCTCTCGCGCAGTCGTCGAGGCGTTCGTCCGCATGTATGATGCGGGGCTAATctacagagaggagag ACTGGTCTCCTGGTCGCCCTACTTGAAGACGGCCATCAGCGATATTGAGGTGGACGTCGAAGAGATTGACAAACCCAAAAAAATTACCATTCCCG GATTTGAGTATCCCGTGGAGGTCGGCTATTTGTGGCATTTCGCGTACGAAGTCGAAGGCGGCGGGCGTCTCGAGGTCGCTACGACGCGTATCGAGACCATGCTGGGAGACGTCGCGGTTGCGGTCAATCCCAACGACGAGCGCTATACG AATCTCGTTGGAAGGCGCCTCATCCATCCGTTCTTCCCACACCGCGACATGCGGGTCGTTGCGGACGAGCACGTCGTAGCGACCTTTGGAACGGGCGCGGTCAAAATCACCCCTGCACATGACAAGAACGATTATGCTATTGCCAAGCGCCACA ACTTGCAGTGCATTTCCGTTTTCACGCTGGACGGGAAGATCAGCCAGGAAGGAGGTCCTTTCGCCGGGCAGCACCGCTTCGAGTGTCGATTCAAAATCCAGCAGGCGCTGAAAGATCTC GGTCTGCTGGGCGAGAAGGTTCCCAACACACATGCCATGCAGCTGCCTCGCTGCAGCCGAAGTGGAGACATCATCGAGTACATGCTGATTCCTCAGTGGtggtgcgcatgcacggacaTGGCCGCTCGCGCTGTCAAGGCCGTCCGGAACGGGGACCTCAAAATTGTGCCGGCCTTCCATGAAGACGTCTGGTACCACTGGTTGGAAAACATCAAAGACTG GTGCATCTCGCGCCAGCTGTGGTGGGGCCACCGAATTCCCGCGTACCGCGTCACGAAGCCTGCGCAGCAGGAGGAGACGTGGATCGTAGGGCGCACGCacgaggaggcgctggagagagcAGCGGCGAAGTTGGGGATCGACGGCTCCCAAATTACTCTGGTgcaagacgaagacgtgCTCGACACCTGGTTCTCGTCCGGCCTGTTCCCCTTCAG CGTCTTTGGCTGGCCAGACCTGACCCAGGACATGCAGGCCTTCTTCCCGACGACTCTGTTGGAAACAG GGCACGAcattcttttcttctgggtTGCTCGCATGGTCATGATGTCCCTCCAGCTCACGGACAAACTTCCGTTCGACACCGTTTTCCTCCACGCCATGGTGCGCGACGCGCATGGGCAGAAGATGAGCAAGAGCAAGGGGAACGTCATTGATCCGCTGGAGGTGATTTCTGGGATTTCTCTGGCGGAGCTCCAGGCAAAACTGCACACGGGCAATCTCCCCGAGAAGGAAATCAAGCGCGCGGAAGAGGTGCTGAAGAAAGAGTTCCCGAAAGGCATCGAAGCGTGCGGCTGCGACGCCTtgcgcctcggcctcctcgcGTACACACGCCAGGGCCGGAATGTGAACCTCGATTTGAACCGCGTCGTGGGCTACCGCCACTTTTGCAACAAACTCTGGAATGCCACCAAATTCGCCATGGACAAATTCGAGTCTGCTCCGCAGCTCCTCCAGCGAAGAGAATCGGCAGAGGCAGCGGCCGTGAACGGCAACGAGCCGAAAGCTGCGTTCCGCCCCGGGGGCATCTTCATGGGCAGCGTCGGGATTGGCAAAGGGTCGCAAGAACTCACAGGGCGCACCGGGGTGAAATATGACCAGCTCGAGTGGGTTGACCGGTGGATCTTGCATCGACTGTCTGTCACATGTACGGAG GTCAAGAAGGCGTTCCACGAGTACGCCTTCTCTGAGGTAGTGACGGCGATATTCAACTTCTTCCTGTACGACTTCTGCGATTACTATCTAGAGCTCTCCAAGCAGAGACTCACTGTCCGGTCGGACGCGGAGAAACAAACCACGCGTGACGCAACTaggttttcctcttcgccctaCATCCGCTCCCTGTGTGCCCTCGAAGTACTGCACGTCTGTCTTGATCGGgggcttcgtcttcttcaccccCTTTGTCCCTTCATCACAGAAGAGCTTTTCCAGCGCCTCCCAGCTCATGAGACGAAACCGACCAGTATTTGCATTGCCGATTATCCTCAGCCAGTTATGCAGTGGACTGACTACAAACTCGAC GACGAGATGGAACTATTCAAAAATGTTGTGTCTCATTTCCGCTCCCTCATTGCCGCCTTAGACATCCCCCCGAAAATCAAACCCGTTGGGTACGTGATGGTCACGGACGCTGCACCAGGGAAAGAAATGGAGcacgcgtcttcgtctcttctttcgttctTCACCGCGAGAGTGGAAGATCTTGCAGCAATTGCCAAAATGTCAAAG ATTTCCGTGCGGGCTCCGGAGGAAGGAGCTCCAGACTGCTGCGTGAGCGATGTCGTGAGCGGCTCTGTGTCCatcttcctttccgtcgaGGACGGGGTGAATCTGGCGcagacgctggagaagaTGAACAAGAAGAAAATAAACCTCGAGAAAATG ATTCAGGGGtatgagaagaaagaagcgatgCCCGCATATGAAGAAAAGGTGCCAGCAGATGTACGGGAACAAAACAGTGTAAGAAAGGGCGAGTTGCAGGCGGAGTTGATGATGCTTCTTCAAGCGATTGACAACATGAAACAGCTTTCGGGCCAGTAG
- a CDS encoding putative Rhoptry kinase family protein, truncated (incomplete catalytic triad): MASTVAQHRQHLASLLLFQWLAIILAVARGLDPVCGEALGHEGLPLRRTDTGSHSSGKSKGSTHHVPLSEMTFWSWMSYLKDLPDIDESRSPVLKRLLSGSILRRDGSTSVNIRVPAKELVRLLSLSEEQEKEGVSVKVRLINLLDPKYSVYEAYLYREVLPKKSPLLLPSLGEFRGPFLTYIFHPLTKGLVGDMLETGRSLPDLQLLAANMVAGLHSLHKLGLLHRSIELNSFCILSDGKVVLGELQTAAPIGTESRVWAGLLGRETAPEIDRNFLADFALTQSRHTVKSDVYSLGVAFRNLLQLVGNGSMGPDDGGIVRRDHVERLDRLSQKMIDEEPANRPNLEQIMKDPLFEGLSFQEIEEGIVRPFRHRQERL; encoded by the exons ATGGCAAGCACCGTGGCACAACATCGTCAGCatcttgcttctcttcttcttttccaaTGGCTAGCAATAATATTGGCTGTTGCCCGGGGACTCGATCCTGTTTGTGGGGAGGCGCTCGGGCACGAAGGGCTTCCCTTAAGAAGAACAGACACCGGAAGCCACAGCAGCGGCAAGTCCAAGGGGAGTACCCACCACGTTCCTCTTTCAG AGATGACGTTCTGGTCGTGGATGTCTTACCTGAAGGACTTGCCGGACATAGATGAGAGCAGGAGTCCTGTTTTAAAGCGCCTGCTTAGTGGGAGCATCCTGCGCCGGGACGGATCCACAAGCGTCAATATCCGCGTGCCCGCTAAAGAGTTAGTGAGATtactttctctctcagaagaacaggaaaaagagggtGTAAGCGTGAAAGTGCGGCTCATCAATTTGCTTGACCCAAAGTATTCAGTGTACGAAGCATACTTGTACAGAGAAGTCCTGCCGAAGAAAAGCCCTCTGTTACTGCCGTCCCTTGGCGAGTTCAGAGGGCCTTTCTTAACGTACATCTTTCATCCTTTAACGAAAGGCCTCGTAGGAGACATGCTTGAGACAGGTCGCTCACTACCCGATTTGCAGCTTTTAGCTGCCAACATGGTCGCTGGCCTGCATTCTCTTCACAAATTGGGTCTGCTACACCGAAGTATTGAATTGAACAGTTTCTGTATATTGTCGGATGGAAAGGTGGTCCTTGGTGAATTACAGACGGCAGCGCCAATAGGGACAGAATCAAGAGTGTGGGCGGGGCTCCTTGGGCGGGAAACAGCCCCGGAAATTGACAGGAATTTTCTGGCAGATTTTGCGCTGACACAAAGCCGCCACACAGTGAAGAGTGATGTGTACTCACTTGGTGTCGCATTCCGCAACCTTCTACAACTGGTAGGGAACGGGAGTATGGGGCCAGACGACGGCGGTATCGTGAGGCGAGACCACGTGGAACGTTTGGATAGGCTTAGCCAGAAAATGATCGACGAAGAGCCCGCCAACCGGCCAAACCTTGAGCAGATCATGAAGGATCCTCTCTTTGAGGGGCTGAGCTTCCAAGAAATCGAGGAAGGAATAGTCAGGCCGTTTAGACACAGGCAAGAACGACTTTAA